Proteins encoded together in one Miscanthus floridulus cultivar M001 chromosome 16, ASM1932011v1, whole genome shotgun sequence window:
- the LOC136510957 gene encoding uncharacterized protein, with protein sequence MLVKRLGYDWVSASPDPEGAGSASPDPEGAVFALPNPKGVVFASLDPEGVGFASSDPEGAVSALPDPEGTGSTSPDPKGATSTSPDPEDAASASPDPEHTGSASSDPEGTG encoded by the exons ATGCTTGTGAAGAGGCTGGGATATGACT gggtctccgcctcgcccgatcccgagggcgcgggctctgcctcacctgaccctgaGGGTGCGGTCttcgccttgcccaaccccaaggGCGTGGTCTTTGCCTCGCTTGATCCCGAGGGCGTGGGCTTCGCCTCATCTGACCCTGAGGGTGCGGTctcggccttgcccgaccccgagggcacgggctccacctcacccgaccccaagggtgcgacctccacctcgcccgaccctgaggatgcggcctccgcctcgcccgaccccgagcacacgggctccgcctcgtcggaTCCTGAGGGCACTGGCTAG